The DNA region CTCCGCCGCCGGCTCGCTCCACCGCCGCGCCGACGGCTCCGCGATCGAGGTCTCGCTGTTCCAGAGGGCGATGCCGTTCGAGGGGCGGCAGGCCGTGCTCGAGGCCGCCATCGACATGACCGAGCGGCGCCGGGCCGAGGCCCGCATCGCCCACATGGCCCACCACGACGCGCTCACCGGGCTGCCGAACCGCGTGCTGTTCCGGGATCGCCTCGCCGAGGCGATCACCCGCCACGCCCGGGACGGCGAGGAGGCGGTGCTGCTCTGCCTCGACCTCGACAAGTTCAAGATCGTCAACGACACGCTGGGCCACCCGGTCGGCGACGCGCTGCTGCGCGAGGCGGCCGAGCGGATCGCCGGCTGCCTGCGCAAGGACGACCTCGTGGCCCGTCTCGGCGGCGACGAGTTCGCCATCCTGGTGCGCGCGATGGATCTCCCGGCGCTGGCCGACGGGCTGATCGCCCGGGTGATCGCCGAGCTCGGCCGGCCCTTCCGCCTGGAGGACCAGGATTGCCACATCGGGACCAGCATCGGCGTCGCCTGCCTGCCCCGGGACGGCACCGATCCCGAGACGCTGATGAAGAACGCCGACCTCGCCCTGTACCGGGCGAAGGCCGAGGGCGGCGGAACCTTCCGGTGCTTCGAGCCGGAGATGGATGCCTGGGTGCAGGCGCGGCGGCGGCGCGAGAACGAGCTGCGCGAGGCCTTCGCGCGCGGCCAGTTCTCGCTGGTCTACCAGCCGCTCATGGATGCCCGCGCCGGCCGGATCCTGGCCTTCGAGGCGCTGCTGCGCTGGCACCACCCGGAGCACGGCCCGGTCTCGCCGGCCGAGTTCGTGCCGCTCGCCGAGGAGACCGGCCTGATCGTGCCGATCGGCGCCTGGGTGATGCAGACCGCCTTCGCCGAGGCGGCGACGTGGCCGGAGACGATCCGGCTCGCCGTGAACTTGTCGCCGATCCAGTTTCGCAACCGCAACTTGGTCGAGACCGTGCGCGGCACGCTCGCCGCCACGGGGCTCGATCCGCGGCGCCTCGAGCTGGAGATCACCGAATCGGTCCTGCTCGCCGACAGCACCGCCAATCTCGCGACCCTGCACGCGCTGCGGGACATGGGGATCCGGATCGCCATGGACGATTTCGGGACCGGCTATTCCAGCCTCAGCTACCTGCGCAGCTTCCCGTTCGACAAGATCAAGCTCGACCGCTCCTTCGTGAGCCAGGTCGGCGAGAACACCCACTGCACGGCGATCGTGCGCGCGGTGGCGAGCCTGGGCACCAGCCTCGGCATCGCCACCACCGCCGAGGGCGTCGAGACCGCCGAGCAGCTCGCGATGCTCCGCGCGGAGGGCTACGACGAGGTGCAGGGCTTCTTGTTCAGCCGCGCGGTCCCGGGGCCCGAGGCCCGCCGCCTGATCGACCGCGGGCGGGAGGCGGTGCCGGACGACCGGGCGGCCTGATCCCGCCCGGCCCATGCCGGCACGGCGGGCCTACTTGGTGATCTTCACCGAGACCGGGTCGCTCGACGGGAAGGTCTCCTCCAGGGCGTCGTCCAGGCGCTCGTTCAGCTTCTCCTGCTTGTTGTCGGGGTTCTTGGCGTCGCCCGGCTTGGCGCTGCCCTGCTGGAAGCCCGGCTTGGTCTCGTTCGGCTTGTCGGTCTCGGCCATGTCGCTCGCTCGTCCGTGACGGAGGCACGCAAGGGTGCCGGTGCGCATCAACGCGAGGGAGGGCGGGTGTTTCCGATCTTTCGGGGACGCGCGTCGATCTGGCGGCTCGGGGTGCGGTTCGCGCCGGCCGAGGGCGGGGTGCCGACGCGCGACCGGTCCGGGTCTCAGGCGGTCGCGAGCGGCCGCGCGAGCGGACCGTGGACCGGCGCGCGGGCCGCGGACTCGCGCATGACCGTCCCGTAGACGGCCTCGAGCCGGTCGAGATGGGCGTCCAGGGTCAGGGGCGCGGCCCAGTAGCGGTCGTGGGCGGCCCGGCCCATCCGGGCGGCGAGGCCGTCGTCGGTCAGGCGGCGCAGGTGCGCGGCGAGGTCGTCCGGGTCGCCCGAGCGGAACCAGAACCCGGTCTCGCTGTCGGCCACCGCCTCGCGGCCCGCGCAGGCGTCGCTGACGATCACCGGCGCCCCGCAGGCCAGCGCTTCGTAGACGGTGAGCGGCTGGCCCTCGTACCAGACGCTCGGGAAGACCAGCGCGCGGGTCCGCCGCATCAGCGCCTGCACGGCCGCGGCGTCGCGCCAGCCGAGCATCACCGCCTCGGGATAGCGCGCCGCGAGCTCGGCCCGCTCGGGGCCGTCGCCCACGAAGGCCGCCCGCACCCCCGCCCGCCGGGCCGCCTCGGCGAAGATCGGCGCGCCCTTCTCGGTGGAGATCCGCCCGACGAACAGGAAGTCGCCCGGCGGCCCGTCGTGAACCGGCGCCCGCGCCACCGCGATCGGGTTGTCGACCCGGTGGAAGGCGGTGCCGCCGGGCAGAAGCGGCCGCACCACGCTCTCCTGCAGGTCGCTGATCGTGATGACGTGGGCGAACAGCTCCGGCAGCCGGGCCACGTGTGCGAGGCCGGCGTGGCGGACCATCCGGGCCACCTTGCGCGGGTAGCTGCGCGCGTCGCAATGCGCCACGATGCAGGCGGGCGACATCGGGGTGCGGTGGCAGATCCGCTGCGCCGGGTAGGCGTAGAAGCCGCCGGTCGGGCAGACGAGGAAGAACTCGTGCATCGTGTAGAGGCAGGGCAGCCCCGAGGCCCGGAGCGCCGTGCCGATCGACGGCGACAGCGCCTTGGCGAAGGCGTGGACGTGGACCAGCGTGTCGCGGGGATCGCAGGCGGCGAGTTCCGCCGCCAGGGCGCGGCAGGCCGGCCCGTTCCAGATCGCCTGGACCGCGAAGGCGAGCTTGCTGCGCGCCGTGGTGACGTCGTCTTGGTCCAGGCAGACCACCCGGACGCCGGCCGGCTCCAGCCGCGGATCCACCGGGCCGACCGCGGCGAACAGGCTGACGCGGACCCCCCGGGCGGCCAGCCCCAGGGCGGATTCGATGGCGACCTTGGCCTGGCCGCCGTTGATCGCGGCGTGGTCTGCGACGAGGACGACGTGCACGTCAGGACTTCCGCCGCTGCGATCCCGGGACGACACCTGTATCCGGCCGCGGTTGATCGCCCGTAAACCGGACTGCCCCATCCTCCCGGCGCGCGAGACCGATCGATCCCCGGGAGGGTCACCATGCACGTCGTGATCCTGGCCGAGTTCGCGGCCGCCAGCGGCGGCGCCGAGAAGGTCGCGCTGGAATCGGCCCGCGGGCTCGCCGAGGCGGGCCTCGCCGTCACCTACATCCAGGCGATCCCGGGCCCCGTCGACCCGCTCCTCGACCATGCCGGCATCCGCCGGATCGACCTCGGCCTGCCCGACATCTGGTCGCTCGGCGCCGCGCGGGCGGCCGCCGCCGGGATCTGGCACGCGGGCGCCGCCCGCCGGCTCGCCGCGGTCCTCGCCGGGCTCGCCGCGCCGCCGGACTGCATCCACCTGCACCAGTGGACCCGGACCCTGTCGCCGGCGATCTTCCCGGTCCTGTCGGGGACCGGGGTGCCGGTGGTCGTCACGCTGCACGACTACGCCCTGGCCTGCCCCAACGGCGTCTACTACCGCTTCGACCGGGCCGAGCCGTGCGGGCTCGCGCCCCTGTCGGCCGCCTGCCTGGCGGCGCCCTGCGACCCGCGCAGCCGGGTGCACAAGGCCGTGCGCGTCGCCCGCGCCGCGGCGCTGCGTCAGGTCGTCGGACGGGCGAGCCGGCGCCGCCCGCTCCACGTCGTCCATGTCTGCGACGCCAGCCGGCAGCGGCTGGGTGCCCTCCTCGGCGGCTACGCCCTGACGCATCACCGGGTCGACAATCCCGTCCGGCTCCCGGAAGGGCCGGCGGCCGAGCCCGCCCGCGGCGACGCGATCGCCTACGTGGGGCGGCTCACCCGCGAGAAGGGCGCCGACCTCGTGGCCGACGCCGCCCGGGCCGCCGGGCTCCCGGCCCTGTTCATCGGCGCCGGGCCCCTGGAGGCGGAGCTGCGCGCCCGGGACGGCGTGGAGGTGATCGGGTGGCAGAGGCCCGAGGCGGTCTGGACGACGCTCCGCGCCCGGGCCCGGGCGCTGGCCGCGCCGTCCCGCTGGTACGAGACCGGGCCGCTCACCGTCTACGAGGCGCTGGCGGCCGGCATCCCGGTCGTGGCCTCCGACCGCTCCGGCGCCGCCGAGAAGGTCCGGCACGGCCGGACCGGATTCGTGGTCGCGCCGGCGGTCGGCGCCCTCGCCGAGGCGTTCACGGCGCTCCGCGACGACGCCCTGGCCGGCACCTTCGGGGCCGAGGCGGCCCGGCTCTCCCGGGCGGCGCCGACGGGCCTGGACGCGCACGCGGCGGCGCTCCGCGCGCTCTACGCCCGTCTGGTCGAATCGGCGGCTGGTGCGATGCAGCATCCCGCGGCGCTCGCCCCGGAGCAACGGTCCTGACGGGCGCGGCGATATTTGGCATACCAGAAGCATTCACGATCCGTTCGCGCCGCCCTGGACACCGGGATAGTTTTTTGCGAAGCGGGTCTCCGCCGGGATCAGCAATCTTAGCTCCCTGTCTCAACGGCACAGCTTGATCGCAACCTGCTGTCGGGCCTGCCCCGCGTTCCGATGACTTCGTGAGATCATCGGATCGGCATTTTATCGGGCTTCCGGTTCCGCGATTGCCCCCGAAACCTGCACTTGACTTCTTGTTGCGGTGCAACATATAGAGGCGCGTCAACGCGGACGCATGCGGCGTCCCGCTCCATGGATGATGCTGGAGACATCGATGCAGACCCCGAACTTCGAGATCCCGACCGAGATGCGCGACTTCGCCGACAAGAGCGTCGACCAGGCCCGGACGGCGGTCGGCACGCTGATGGCGAACGCCGTGAAGGCTTCCGAGCAGGTCCAGGCCTCGGGCCAGACCTTCCAGTCGACCTTCAGCGCCGCGATCGCGAAGGGGTTCGATCACGCCCAGGCCAACGCCAACGCGACCTTCGACTTCGCCCAGAAGCTGGTGCGCACGAAGGACCTCCGCGAGGCGTTCGAGCTCCAGTCCGAGTTCGTCCGCAGCCAGTTCGCCGCCCTCCAGGCCCAGGCCAAGGATTACGGCGCCCTCGCGCAGAACGCCGCCGCCCGCTGAGGCCGGCCGCCCCGATCCGCGATCGGGGCTCGAAGACCGGGATCCGGTGGGCCGCTCAGGGCCCGCCGGATCCCTCGCTCTGACGCCCGGGCGTCACGGGCCCGGCGCCGACACCGCCGGCGAGCCGGCCGCGCACGACCTCCGGCCGCCGCTCCGTCGGGACCGGCCGACGCCGACAGGAGGAGATCGCGCGATGGGAAAGCCGCGTCGACCGAGGAGCCGTCCCGCCGGGACGCCCCAGCCGTTGCAGGACGCGTCGGCCACCCCCGAGATCCGGGCCGCGGACGCCCCGGGCCCGGCAGACCGACCCGCCCCGGCGATGGACCGGCCGGTCGAGGCCGCCGCGCCGCCGGCCGAGGCGATCATGCCCGACACGGTGCCCGAGGCGAGGCCTGACACGGCGTCCGACGTCTCGGCCGAGACCGCGCCCGACGAGGTGGTGGGAACCTCGTCCGACCCGGTGACTGAGGCCGCCGTCGAGACGGTGGCCGAGGCCGCGATCGACGTCCCCTCGCCGGTGCCGGCCACGGGTCCGGGCCTCGCCGCGGCCGCGAACCGAATCGTCTTCACTCCCGACCGCCTCGACGTCGTCGAGATCGGCTCGATCATCGCCCGCTACGTGCGCGGCGAGGGCGAGGCGGCCGTCGCGCATCTGCGGGCTCTCTCGGGCGCCCGCTCGCCGGCCGACGTCCTCCGGCTGCAGGTCGGCGAGGCCCAGCGGGCCGCCGACGCGTCCCTGACCTGCTGGGTCACGGTGGTCGGGCAGGCGAGCCGGTTCGTCGCGTACCGCTGAGGCGCCGCGCCCGAGGCGCCGGGACTTGTCGCATCCCGGCCACAAGGCCGACCGGATCGAACCCGCGCCGGCAACTCCCCGTTAACCAAGCCGGTCCCATGCCTTATCGGAGGGCACGGGAGACGACACCGGACCGATGCCGAACTGCGCGCGCCTGATCCGTTCCGCATGGCTCCGCCTCGCCGTCGCGCTCCTGCCGGCGCTGGCGGGGGCGCCGGTTGCCGCGCAGAACGGCGAGAAGCCGGCCGTCGCCATCGGGGCCGACCTCGCGAGCCAGGCCGGAACCACGCGCCTCACCCTGACGCTGTCCCGGGCCGTGGAGGCCCGCGGCTTCGTGATGGAGCGGCCCGACCGGGCGGTGATCGACCTGCCCGAGGTCAACTTCCAGCTCGATTCGGGGACCGGCAGCCGCCGCGACGGCCTCGTGCAATCCTTCCGCTACGGCCTGTTCGCCCCCGGGCGGTCCCGCATCGTGATCGACCTCGCGGCGCCCGCCACGGTCGGCAAGATCGAGACCGCGACGCGGCCGCGCGACGGCGCGGTGCTGCTCACGATCCCGCTGCAGCGCGCCGACCGCGACGCGTTCCGCAAGGCCGCCGCCACCGCCGATCCCGCCCCCGCCCAGGCCCGCGCCGTCCCGCCGGAGCCCGCCGACCAGCGGCCTCTGATCATGGTCGATGCCGGCCACGGCGGCACCGATCCCGGCGCCATCGCGGTGGGCGGCGTGTTCGAGAAGGACATCGTGTTCGGCTTCGCCCAGGCGCTCGTGGCGAAGCTGGAGGCCGGCGGCCGCTACCGGGTCCGGATGACCCGCGACCGCGACGTGTTCGTGCCCCTGGCCGAGCGGGTGCGCCTCGCCCGCGACGCCCGGGCCGACCTGTTCGTGTCGATCCACGCGGACTCGATCTCGGCGGCCCCCCAGGTGAGCGGCGCCACGATCTACACCAATTCCGAGAAGGCCACGGACGCCGAATCCGCCAAGCTCGCCGAGCGCGAGAACCGGGCCGATTCCGCCGCGGGCGTCGACGCCGCCGAGGCGCCGCCCGACATCGCCGACATCCTGCAGGAGCTGACCCTGCGCGAGACCCGGGGCTTCTCGTCGGGCTTCGCCCGCACGCTGATGGGCCAGCTCGCCCCCGTGATGAAGATGAGCGCCAAGCCCCACCGGGAGGCGCGCTTCGTGGTGCTGCGCTCCCCCGACGTGCCGAGCGTGCTCGTGGAACTCGGCTATCTCTCCAGCAAGCGCGACCTGGAGATGCTGCAATCGCCGGAGTGGCGGGCCGACGTCACCGGCTCCATGGCCAAGGCGATCGACCAGTTCTTCACCAACCGCGCCACGCTCGGCCGGCCGGCCCCGACGCGCCGCTCGGCCGCCGCCGCCCCAGTTTCACCATAGATAGAGTGTCGATACGGGACGTCCGACGCCCCGTCGCACGGCCGCCGAAACCGGCATTCCGAGGGGGTCTCACGGGACCGTCCGGGGGCCGGCCGCGCAGCGCGCGGATTGCACGCGCCGGATGAGCCGATTCCGGCATTCGGCCGGGCCAGCGACGAGCGGAACACCGGATGCGTCTGATCCTTCGTTTCTTTGGGATCCTGTTCAGCGCCGCCGCGGTGCTGTTCGTGGTCGGCGCGGCGGTGGGCGGTTACTTCTACTGGAAGTACAGCCAGGACCTGCCCGACCATGCCGCGCTCTCCAATTACGAGCCGCCGGTGATGACCCGCGTCCACGCGGCGGACGGCTCGCTGCTGGCCGAGTACGCCCGCGAGCGCCGCCTGTACCTGCCGATCCAGGCGATGCCGAAGATCGTCGTCGCGGCCTTCCTGTCGGCCGAGGACAAGAACTTCTACAAGCACGGCGGCATCGACCCCGAGGGGATCGTGCGCGCCTTCCTGACCAACGCCAAGTCGGGCAAGCGGCAGGGCGCCTCGACCATCACCCAGCAGGTCGCCAAGAACTTCCTGCTCTCCTCCGAGCAGACCTACGACCGCAAGATCAAGGAGGCGCTGCTGGCGCTCCGGATCGAGGCGGCCTACTCGAAGGACAAGATCCTCGAGCTCTACCTCAACGAGATCTTCCTGGGCACGATCGTCCCAGGGCGCAACCTGCACGGCGTGGCGGCGGCGGCGCTCGACTATTTCGGCAAGTCGGTCCACGAGCTGACCATCAACGAGGCGGCCTACCTCGCCGCCCTGCCGAAGGGGCCGAACAACTACCACCCCTACCGCAAGACCCAGGCGGCCTTGGACCGCCGCAACGAGATCATCCGCCTGATGGCGGAGAACGGCTACATCACCCGGGAGGAGGCGGATTCCGCCAAGAAGATGCCGCTCGGCGTCAACCCGCGCGTCGCCTTCCCGAACGCCGCCAACGCCAACTACTTCACCGAGGAGGTCCGCCGCGAGATCTCCGAGCGCTACGGCGAGAAGAAGCTCTACGAGGGCGGCCTCTCGGTGCGCACGACCCTCGACCCGAAGATGCAGGCCTGGGCCCGCAAGGCGCTGGTCGACGGCCTCGTGCGCTACGACCAGGCCCATGGCTGGCGCGGTCCGGTCACCAAGGTCGACCTGACCGGGCGCGACTGGGGCATGGCGGCGGCCGAGGTCCCGGCGCTCGGCGACGTCGCGCCCTGGCGGCTCGCCGTGGTGCTGGGCAACGGCGGCGGCGGCGTGCAGATCGGCCTGCAGCCCAAGCGCGAGGCCTCCGGCCAGGTCGGCAAGGACCGTGAGACCGGCGTGATCACCCCCGAGGGCATGCGCTGGGCCGGACGCGCCAATCTCCAGGCCGGCGACATGGTCTATGTCGAGGCGATGGACGGCGGCCGCGGCCAGTTCCGCCTGCGCCAGAAGCCCGAGGTCTCCGGCGCCATCGTGGCCATGGACCCGAATACCGGCCGCGTGCACGCGATGGTCGGCGGCTTCTCGTACGACGAGTCCGAGTTCAACCGCGCCACCCAGGCGATGCGCCAGCCCGGCTCCTCGTTCAAGCCGATCGTCTACTCGGCGGCCCTCGACAACGGCTACACGCCCGCCTCGATCGTGCAGGACTCGCCGATCACCATCGAAGCGGGTCCCGGCCAGGAGGCCTGGTCGCCCTCGAACTACGACGGCAAGTCGGGCGGCCCGCACACCCTGCGCTACGGGATCGAGCACTCGAAGAACCTGATGACGGTCCGGCTCGCCAAGGATGTCGGCATGCCGCTGATCGCCGAGTATGCCCGCCGCTTCGGCGTCTACGACGACATGCTGCCGGTGCTGCCGATGTCGCTGGGTGCCGGCGAGACCACGGTCATGCGCATGGTCACCGCCTACTCGATGCTGGCCAACGGCGGCCGGCGCATCCGGCCGACCCTGATCGACCGGATCCAGGACCGCATCGGCGAGACGATCTACCGGCACGACAACCGCAAGTGCATCGGCTGCGACGCCGAGAA from Methylobacterium sp. NMS14P includes:
- a CDS encoding glycosyltransferase, whose protein sequence is MHVVILAEFAAASGGAEKVALESARGLAEAGLAVTYIQAIPGPVDPLLDHAGIRRIDLGLPDIWSLGAARAAAAGIWHAGAARRLAAVLAGLAAPPDCIHLHQWTRTLSPAIFPVLSGTGVPVVVTLHDYALACPNGVYYRFDRAEPCGLAPLSAACLAAPCDPRSRVHKAVRVARAAALRQVVGRASRRRPLHVVHVCDASRQRLGALLGGYALTHHRVDNPVRLPEGPAAEPARGDAIAYVGRLTREKGADLVADAARAAGLPALFIGAGPLEAELRARDGVEVIGWQRPEAVWTTLRARARALAAPSRWYETGPLTVYEALAAGIPVVASDRSGAAEKVRHGRTGFVVAPAVGALAEAFTALRDDALAGTFGAEAARLSRAAPTGLDAHAAALRALYARLVESAAGAMQHPAALAPEQRS
- a CDS encoding penicillin-binding protein 1A, translated to MRLILRFFGILFSAAAVLFVVGAAVGGYFYWKYSQDLPDHAALSNYEPPVMTRVHAADGSLLAEYARERRLYLPIQAMPKIVVAAFLSAEDKNFYKHGGIDPEGIVRAFLTNAKSGKRQGASTITQQVAKNFLLSSEQTYDRKIKEALLALRIEAAYSKDKILELYLNEIFLGTIVPGRNLHGVAAAALDYFGKSVHELTINEAAYLAALPKGPNNYHPYRKTQAALDRRNEIIRLMAENGYITREEADSAKKMPLGVNPRVAFPNAANANYFTEEVRREISERYGEKKLYEGGLSVRTTLDPKMQAWARKALVDGLVRYDQAHGWRGPVTKVDLTGRDWGMAAAEVPALGDVAPWRLAVVLGNGGGGVQIGLQPKREASGQVGKDRETGVITPEGMRWAGRANLQAGDMVYVEAMDGGRGQFRLRQKPEVSGAIVAMDPNTGRVHAMVGGFSYDESEFNRATQAMRQPGSSFKPIVYSAALDNGYTPASIVQDSPITIEAGPGQEAWSPSNYDGKSGGPHTLRYGIEHSKNLMTVRLAKDVGMPLIAEYARRFGVYDDMLPVLPMSLGAGETTVMRMVTAYSMLANGGRRIRPTLIDRIQDRIGETIYRHDNRKCIGCDAEKWSGQDEPKLVDDSEQVLDPLTAYQMVSIMEGVVQRGTATILKQIGKPLAGKTGTTNDAKDAWFVGFSPDLAVGIYIGFDKPRSLGDRATGGGLAAPIALEFLKTALKDKPPTPFRVPPGIKLIRINLASGTRAGSGEGAGTILEAFKPGTAPPDSYSAPSSSGGGQAAAPAAVAPDPDRAAQAGGLY
- a CDS encoding putative bifunctional diguanylate cyclase/phosphodiesterase — translated: MNNWGGSVSAQHDDGQTGKNLLRHWQDCRTPGAPIPSYEAVVLGSLGRLADRAALVTTRDGRAARILWAGQAFGAWLADSAEGPSAETLPVDALPIELREPVDEMVAAALASAQPAYGRCDRLAAGVVTSTRLVGVPLGNRWGEPFVLIGLDGASVRTELVQAMFTATDQGILALSTIRDAAGRPVDFKIVALNRGAERLLERPAAALQWQRVGQLFPGAVTARTIATLAAMVERGGRSAFELSRPRSDGGTLYLKVEAGCVGDLLSVTMTDVGDIKAREDSFRLLFENNPVPMWVVADARDRFLAVNDAAVAHYGYSREQFLSRAPADLAVAAGEATGLGPPSAAGSLHRRADGSAIEVSLFQRAMPFEGRQAVLEAAIDMTERRRAEARIAHMAHHDALTGLPNRVLFRDRLAEAITRHARDGEEAVLLCLDLDKFKIVNDTLGHPVGDALLREAAERIAGCLRKDDLVARLGGDEFAILVRAMDLPALADGLIARVIAELGRPFRLEDQDCHIGTSIGVACLPRDGTDPETLMKNADLALYRAKAEGGGTFRCFEPEMDAWVQARRRRENELREAFARGQFSLVYQPLMDARAGRILAFEALLRWHHPEHGPVSPAEFVPLAEETGLIVPIGAWVMQTAFAEAATWPETIRLAVNLSPIQFRNRNLVETVRGTLAATGLDPRRLELEITESVLLADSTANLATLHALRDMGIRIAMDDFGTGYSSLSYLRSFPFDKIKLDRSFVSQVGENTHCTAIVRAVASLGTSLGIATTAEGVETAEQLAMLRAEGYDEVQGFLFSRAVPGPEARRLIDRGREAVPDDRAA
- a CDS encoding glycosyltransferase family 4 protein, yielding MHVVLVADHAAINGGQAKVAIESALGLAARGVRVSLFAAVGPVDPRLEPAGVRVVCLDQDDVTTARSKLAFAVQAIWNGPACRALAAELAACDPRDTLVHVHAFAKALSPSIGTALRASGLPCLYTMHEFFLVCPTGGFYAYPAQRICHRTPMSPACIVAHCDARSYPRKVARMVRHAGLAHVARLPELFAHVITISDLQESVVRPLLPGGTAFHRVDNPIAVARAPVHDGPPGDFLFVGRISTEKGAPIFAEAARRAGVRAAFVGDGPERAELAARYPEAVMLGWRDAAAVQALMRRTRALVFPSVWYEGQPLTVYEALACGAPVIVSDACAGREAVADSETGFWFRSGDPDDLAAHLRRLTDDGLAARMGRAAHDRYWAAPLTLDAHLDRLEAVYGTVMRESAARAPVHGPLARPLATA
- a CDS encoding phasin; this translates as MQTPNFEIPTEMRDFADKSVDQARTAVGTLMANAVKASEQVQASGQTFQSTFSAAIAKGFDHAQANANATFDFAQKLVRTKDLREAFELQSEFVRSQFAALQAQAKDYGALAQNAAAR
- a CDS encoding N-acetylmuramoyl-L-alanine amidase, producing the protein MPNCARLIRSAWLRLAVALLPALAGAPVAAQNGEKPAVAIGADLASQAGTTRLTLTLSRAVEARGFVMERPDRAVIDLPEVNFQLDSGTGSRRDGLVQSFRYGLFAPGRSRIVIDLAAPATVGKIETATRPRDGAVLLTIPLQRADRDAFRKAAATADPAPAQARAVPPEPADQRPLIMVDAGHGGTDPGAIAVGGVFEKDIVFGFAQALVAKLEAGGRYRVRMTRDRDVFVPLAERVRLARDARADLFVSIHADSISAAPQVSGATIYTNSEKATDAESAKLAERENRADSAAGVDAAEAPPDIADILQELTLRETRGFSSGFARTLMGQLAPVMKMSAKPHREARFVVLRSPDVPSVLVELGYLSSKRDLEMLQSPEWRADVTGSMAKAIDQFFTNRATLGRPAPTRRSAAAAPVSP
- a CDS encoding phasin family protein, with the protein product MQDASATPEIRAADAPGPADRPAPAMDRPVEAAAPPAEAIMPDTVPEARPDTASDVSAETAPDEVVGTSSDPVTEAAVETVAEAAIDVPSPVPATGPGLAAAANRIVFTPDRLDVVEIGSIIARYVRGEGEAAVAHLRALSGARSPADVLRLQVGEAQRAADASLTCWVTVVGQASRFVAYR